One genomic segment of Bradyrhizobium diazoefficiens includes these proteins:
- the phbB gene encoding acetoacetyl-CoA reductase codes for MARVALVTGGTRGIGAAISKALKAAGYNVAASYAGNDAAAEKFKAETGIPVYKWDVASFDDCANGVKKVEAELGPIDVLVNNAGITRDTAFHKMTLEQWNAVINTNLGSLFNMTRQVIEGMRARKFGRVISISSINGQKGQFGQVNYSAAKAGDIGFTKALAIENAKGGITVNVIAPGYINTEMVQAVPKDVLEKNVIPQIPVNRLGEPEEIARAVVFLAADEAGFITGSTLTINGGQYHA; via the coding sequence ATGGCACGTGTTGCATTGGTGACGGGTGGTACGCGGGGCATCGGAGCTGCGATCAGCAAGGCGCTGAAGGCGGCCGGCTACAACGTCGCGGCGAGCTACGCCGGCAACGATGCCGCGGCGGAGAAGTTCAAGGCCGAAACGGGTATCCCCGTCTACAAATGGGACGTCGCGTCCTTCGACGATTGCGCCAATGGCGTGAAGAAGGTCGAAGCCGAGCTCGGCCCCATCGACGTGCTCGTCAATAATGCCGGCATCACCCGCGACACCGCGTTCCACAAGATGACGCTGGAGCAGTGGAACGCCGTCATCAACACCAATCTCGGCTCGCTGTTCAACATGACGCGCCAGGTGATCGAGGGGATGCGCGCGCGCAAGTTCGGCCGCGTCATCTCGATCTCGTCGATCAACGGCCAGAAAGGCCAGTTCGGCCAGGTCAACTATTCCGCGGCGAAAGCCGGCGACATCGGCTTCACCAAGGCGCTGGCGATCGAAAACGCCAAGGGCGGCATCACCGTCAACGTGATCGCGCCCGGCTATATCAACACCGAAATGGTGCAGGCCGTGCCGAAGGACGTGCTGGAGAAGAACGTGATTCCGCAGATCCCGGTCAATCGTCTCGGCGAGCCCGAGGAGATCGCGCGAGCGGTGGTGTTCCTCGCGGCCGATGAGGCCGGCTTCATCACCGGCTCGACCTTGACCATCAATGGCGGCCAGTACCACGCGTGA
- the yddG gene encoding aromatic amino acid exporter YddG: MNPRAATLIGLTAILMWSLLSVMTVATGTIPAFQLAAMTFAIGGAVGLLTWIGRGGAAKSLHQPLVVWIVGVGGLFGYHALYFLALRFAPPAEAGLLNYMWPLLIVLFSSLLPGERLAAHHIIGAVLGLVGTVLLFAGNTSGFAPGAVPGLVAAFIAAFVWAAYSVLSRRLKAVPTDAVAGFCLATSALAALMHSMLETTVWPETALQWLAVIGLGIGPVGAAFYAWDIGMKRGDIRVLGAASYATPLLSTGFLIAAGFAKASANIAIAAILIAGGGLIAAKDMVWRKR; the protein is encoded by the coding sequence ATGAATCCGCGCGCCGCCACCCTGATCGGATTGACCGCGATCCTGATGTGGTCGCTGCTGTCAGTGATGACAGTCGCGACCGGAACGATCCCGGCGTTTCAGCTCGCCGCAATGACCTTTGCGATCGGCGGTGCCGTCGGGCTGCTGACCTGGATCGGCCGCGGCGGTGCGGCGAAAAGCCTGCATCAGCCGCTGGTTGTCTGGATTGTCGGCGTTGGTGGCCTGTTCGGCTATCACGCCCTGTACTTCCTTGCGCTGCGCTTCGCGCCGCCGGCTGAAGCCGGCCTTTTGAACTACATGTGGCCGCTGCTGATCGTGCTGTTCTCATCGCTCCTGCCCGGCGAGCGGCTTGCCGCGCATCACATCATCGGCGCCGTGCTCGGCCTCGTCGGCACCGTGCTGCTGTTCGCCGGCAACACCTCCGGCTTCGCGCCCGGCGCGGTGCCGGGATTGGTCGCGGCCTTCATCGCTGCCTTCGTCTGGGCGGCCTATTCGGTGCTGTCGCGGCGGCTGAAGGCGGTGCCGACCGATGCGGTCGCGGGCTTCTGCCTCGCCACATCGGCGCTCGCCGCGCTGATGCATAGCATGCTGGAAACCACCGTGTGGCCTGAGACTGCGTTGCAATGGCTCGCCGTGATCGGGCTCGGCATCGGCCCGGTCGGCGCGGCCTTCTACGCCTGGGACATCGGCATGAAGCGCGGAGACATCCGCGTGCTCGGCGCCGCCTCCTACGCGACGCCGCTGCTCTCGACCGGCTTCCTCATCGCCGCCGGTTTCGCCAAAGCCAGCGCCAACATCGCCATCGCCGCGATCCTGATCGCCGGGGGCGGCCTGATCGCGGCGAAGGACATGGTGTGGAGGAAGCGGTGA
- a CDS encoding flavin reductase family protein, producing MHGTLGPAAIQIDPAILYFGTPVVLIGSTNDDGSHNLAPMSSAWWVGWRCMLGLARNSKTTENMIRTGECVLNLPSADLVAAVDRLARTTGSNPVPPGKLYRGYRHEKDKFGLSGLTALASETVSAPRVAECPVQMEAKVTHVHEMAQDDSVWRGNLAAIEVRITRVHAHPDIMMNGTSNRIDPDKWRPLILSFQEFYGLTPQRLQRSELGQIPEAMYRPPGWQPAL from the coding sequence ATGCACGGAACACTCGGTCCCGCCGCCATCCAGATCGACCCGGCCATTTTGTATTTCGGAACGCCGGTCGTCCTGATCGGATCGACCAACGACGACGGCTCTCACAATCTCGCGCCGATGTCCTCGGCATGGTGGGTCGGGTGGCGCTGCATGCTCGGGCTCGCGCGCAATTCGAAAACCACCGAGAACATGATTCGTACCGGCGAATGCGTGCTCAATCTACCGTCGGCCGATCTCGTTGCCGCCGTCGACCGCCTCGCGCGCACGACAGGCTCGAATCCAGTGCCGCCTGGAAAACTCTATCGCGGCTATCGACATGAGAAGGACAAATTCGGGCTTAGCGGCCTGACCGCGCTGGCGAGCGAAACGGTCAGCGCGCCACGCGTGGCCGAGTGCCCGGTGCAGATGGAAGCGAAGGTCACTCATGTGCACGAGATGGCGCAGGACGATTCGGTCTGGCGCGGCAATCTGGCCGCGATCGAGGTGCGCATCACGCGCGTGCACGCCCATCCCGACATCATGATGAACGGGACGAGCAACCGCATCGATCCCGACAAATGGCGGCCGTTGATCCTCAGCTTTCAGGAATTCTACGGCTTGACGCCGCAACGCTTGCAGCGCTCCGAACTCGGACAGATTCCGGAAGCGATGTACCGGCCGCCGGGATGGCAGCCAGCGCTTTAG
- a CDS encoding cupin domain-containing protein, with translation MPTAAEIIARLELRPHPEGGHYRETFRDQTTDANGRSRSTLIYFLLARGERSHWHRIDAVEVWHYYAGSPLTLRIAHEGCSQHVVRLGTDLVSGERPQAIVPAEAWQTAETTGEWTLVGCTVAPAFEFAKFELAPKGWEP, from the coding sequence ATGCCGACCGCAGCCGAGATCATCGCGCGCCTCGAACTCCGCCCGCATCCCGAGGGCGGGCACTATCGCGAGACGTTTCGCGACCAGACCACGGACGCCAATGGCCGCTCGCGCTCGACCCTGATCTACTTTCTGCTCGCGCGCGGCGAGCGCTCGCACTGGCATCGCATCGATGCGGTCGAGGTCTGGCACTATTACGCCGGCAGCCCGCTAACGCTGCGCATTGCGCATGAAGGCTGCTCGCAGCACGTGGTACGGCTCGGCACGGATCTCGTGAGCGGCGAGCGGCCGCAGGCCATCGTGCCGGCTGAGGCCTGGCAGACGGCCGAGACCACCGGCGAATGGACGCTGGTCGGCTGCACCGTGGCGCCCGCCTTCGAGTTTGCAAAATTCGAGCTCGCGCCAAAAGGCTGGGAGCCGTAG
- the gloB gene encoding hydroxyacylglutathione hydrolase produces MAAEIRTFTCLNDNFGYLIHDVETKATASIDAPEAGPILAALEREGWQLTDILITHHHGDHVGGVAELKQKYNCRVVAPHDKTTKIADVDLRVANGDVVKVGSLLGRVIETPGHTLDHISYVFDNEKTVFAADTLFSIGCGRVFEGTYPMMWDSLLKLRALPDDFKLYCGHEYTASNVKFALTIEPDNAALQARAAEVTKLRAENKPTIPSLLGDEKRANVFLRADEPSVAAKLHMKGADAAAVFGELRERKNKS; encoded by the coding sequence ATGGCCGCCGAAATTCGTACTTTCACCTGTTTAAACGACAATTTCGGTTATTTGATCCACGATGTGGAAACCAAGGCGACCGCATCGATCGACGCGCCGGAGGCCGGTCCCATCCTGGCGGCGCTCGAGCGCGAGGGCTGGCAGCTCACCGACATCCTGATCACCCATCATCACGGCGATCATGTCGGCGGGGTCGCCGAACTCAAGCAGAAATACAATTGCCGCGTCGTCGCGCCGCACGACAAGACGACGAAGATCGCCGATGTCGATTTGCGCGTCGCCAATGGCGACGTGGTCAAGGTCGGCAGCTTGCTCGGGCGCGTCATCGAAACGCCCGGCCATACCCTCGACCACATCTCCTACGTGTTCGACAACGAGAAGACGGTGTTCGCCGCCGACACGCTGTTCTCGATCGGCTGCGGCCGCGTGTTCGAGGGCACCTACCCGATGATGTGGGATTCGCTGTTGAAGCTGCGCGCCCTGCCCGACGACTTCAAGCTTTATTGCGGCCACGAATACACGGCGTCCAACGTCAAATTCGCGCTCACCATTGAGCCCGACAATGCGGCGCTCCAGGCGCGTGCGGCGGAAGTGACGAAGCTGCGGGCCGAGAACAAGCCGACCATTCCGTCCCTGCTTGGCGACGAGAAGCGGGCAAATGTGTTCCTGCGCGCCGACGAACCGTCGGTTGCGGCCAAGCTGCACATGAAGGGCGCGGATGCCGCCGCGGTGTTCGGCGAACTGCGCGAACGCAAGAACAAGTCCTGA
- a CDS encoding methyltransferase domain-containing protein, producing the protein MTIDVVDLREFYSRRLGIVARQMINRGIRERWPNAGGQRVLGIGYPTPYLGLFREDAERCIAFMPAAQGVLKWPTGRPALASLVDEFTLPLPDAAIDRILLIHALEMSDDPAALLREVWRVLSPSGRVIAVIPNRRGVWTRTDNTPFGHGRPYSRSQITELLRQTWFTPTAWGEALFMPPYAGGWVLKSAQMWERAGAALSLPFAGVHIVEATKQVYRAIPAKRERARLIPALTKPVLVPSSTVTRS; encoded by the coding sequence ATGACCATCGACGTCGTCGACCTTCGCGAGTTCTATTCCCGCCGCCTCGGGATTGTGGCGCGGCAAATGATCAATCGCGGCATCAGGGAGCGCTGGCCGAACGCCGGGGGCCAGCGCGTGCTCGGCATCGGCTATCCCACGCCCTATCTCGGACTGTTCCGCGAGGATGCCGAGCGCTGCATTGCCTTCATGCCGGCGGCCCAGGGCGTGCTGAAATGGCCGACGGGCCGGCCGGCGTTGGCCTCGCTGGTGGACGAGTTCACGCTGCCGCTTCCTGATGCCGCCATCGACCGCATCCTCTTGATCCATGCGCTGGAGATGTCGGACGATCCGGCCGCGCTGCTGCGCGAGGTATGGCGCGTGCTGTCGCCCTCGGGGCGCGTCATCGCGGTGATCCCGAACCGGCGCGGGGTGTGGACCCGCACCGACAACACGCCGTTCGGCCACGGCCGGCCCTATTCGCGCTCGCAGATCACCGAGCTGCTGCGCCAGACCTGGTTCACGCCGACCGCCTGGGGCGAGGCGCTATTCATGCCGCCCTATGCTGGCGGCTGGGTGCTGAAATCGGCGCAGATGTGGGAGCGTGCCGGCGCGGCGCTGTCGCTGCCCTTTGCCGGCGTGCACATCGTCGAGGCCACCAAGCAGGTCTACCGCGCGATCCCCGCCAAGCGCGAACGGGCGCGCCTGATTCCCGCGCTGACCAAGCCGGTGCTGGTGCCGTCCTCGACGGTCACGCGCAGCTAG
- a CDS encoding DUF4167 domain-containing protein, whose product MRNGQNKQRMRNRNNNNNNNRRGQNPMTRVYESNGPDIKIRGTASHIAEKYLQLARDARSSGDPVAAENYYQHAEHYFRLIAAAQEQFRQNQQQPRGDEPISTSDDGEDDGENFSNFGQEPGFVPQPPQQQPYMREGQRDHHQRDHQSRDNQQPYQRENQQPREQREREPRPQPQYQPQPANQPQPVIADAGSVDRLPSFITGAQPQANVGANGGQGGFEGGGGGERYPRRRRRPHGPRPEREAAPAGSSDDLAPGE is encoded by the coding sequence ATGAGAAACGGTCAGAACAAGCAGCGGATGCGCAACCGCAACAACAATAACAACAACAACCGGCGCGGCCAGAACCCGATGACCCGGGTCTACGAGTCCAACGGACCCGACATCAAGATCCGCGGCACGGCCTCGCACATCGCTGAAAAGTATCTCCAGCTGGCGCGCGATGCGCGCTCCTCCGGCGACCCCGTCGCTGCCGAGAACTACTATCAGCATGCCGAGCACTATTTCCGCCTGATCGCGGCGGCCCAGGAACAGTTCCGCCAGAATCAGCAGCAGCCGCGCGGCGACGAGCCCATCAGCACGAGCGACGACGGCGAGGACGACGGCGAGAATTTCTCGAATTTCGGCCAGGAGCCGGGCTTCGTTCCGCAACCGCCGCAGCAGCAGCCTTACATGCGCGAGGGCCAGCGCGATCATCACCAGCGTGATCACCAGAGCCGCGACAATCAGCAGCCCTATCAGCGGGAGAACCAGCAGCCGCGCGAGCAGCGCGAACGCGAGCCTCGTCCGCAGCCGCAATATCAGCCGCAGCCTGCGAACCAGCCGCAGCCCGTTATCGCCGACGCCGGCAGCGTCGATCGCCTGCCCTCCTTCATCACCGGCGCGCAGCCGCAGGCGAATGTCGGCGCCAATGGCGGCCAGGGCGGCTTCGAGGGCGGTGGTGGCGGCGAGCGCTATCCGCGCCGGCGTCGTCGGCCGCATGGCCCGCGCCCCGAGCGCGAGGCGGCGCCAGCCGGTTCGAGCGATGATCTCGCCCCCGGCGAGTAA
- the prmC gene encoding peptide chain release factor N(5)-glutamine methyltransferase: MVPLATDSGHSIERARRALAARLQAAGIEEPALDARLLVGAAVELDLTAMVTQAARRLTPEEAARLEGYAQRRLAREPVARILGAREFWGLPFRLSEATLVPRPDTETVVELALAVFRELDLSGRRPRIADIGTGSGAILLALLHEIPAAFGVGTDVSLTALNTARDNAAALGLAGRSGFVACSYAAALDGPFDLIVSNPPYIPSGEIPKLSREVREHDPHLALDGGNDGYDAYRALIPQAAERLAPGGALIVEAGQGQARDIETLMAAAALSLDRPPKADLGGILRAVSARKMPP; encoded by the coding sequence ATGGTTCCATTGGCGACAGATTCCGGACACAGCATCGAGAGGGCGCGGCGCGCGCTTGCGGCACGGCTGCAAGCGGCGGGCATCGAGGAGCCCGCCCTCGACGCCCGCCTGCTCGTCGGCGCCGCGGTGGAGCTCGATCTCACGGCGATGGTCACGCAGGCGGCGCGACGATTGACGCCTGAGGAGGCTGCCCGGCTCGAAGGCTATGCGCAGCGCCGGCTTGCGCGTGAGCCGGTCGCCCGCATTTTGGGAGCGCGGGAATTCTGGGGCCTGCCGTTCCGCCTGTCGGAGGCAACGCTGGTGCCGCGGCCGGACACCGAGACCGTGGTCGAGTTGGCGCTCGCAGTTTTTCGCGAACTCGATCTATCGGGCCGGCGGCCGCGGATCGCTGACATCGGCACCGGATCCGGCGCCATTTTGCTCGCATTGCTGCACGAGATTCCCGCCGCGTTCGGCGTCGGCACCGATGTCAGCCTGACGGCACTCAACACCGCACGTGACAACGCGGCCGCGCTCGGCCTCGCAGGCCGCTCCGGCTTCGTCGCCTGCTCCTATGCGGCGGCGCTTGATGGCCCGTTCGATCTCATCGTGTCGAACCCGCCCTATATCCCCTCGGGGGAAATTCCGAAGCTGAGCCGCGAGGTGCGCGAGCACGATCCGCATCTGGCGCTCGACGGCGGCAATGATGGCTATGACGCCTACCGCGCCCTGATCCCGCAGGCGGCCGAGCGGCTCGCGCCCGGCGGGGCCCTGATCGTCGAGGCCGGACAGGGCCAGGCCCGGGATATTGAAACCTTGATGGCAGCTGCCGCGTTATCGCTGGACAGGCCGCCGAAGGCCGATCTGGGAGGCATTCTCCGGGCGGTTTCGGCCCGAAAAATGCCCCCATAA
- a CDS encoding HIT family protein: MTAYDDQNVFAKILRGEIPCFEVFRDDRSLAFLDIMPRSPGHTLVIPRAPARGILDIADDDLAAVARTAKRIAIAAMKAFDAEGIILQQFSEPASGQVVLHLHMHVMPVRAGVELLPAQTRKEDMAVLADHARRMVAALAG, translated from the coding sequence ATGACGGCCTATGACGATCAGAACGTCTTCGCAAAGATCCTGCGCGGCGAAATTCCCTGCTTCGAGGTGTTCAGGGACGACCGCAGCCTGGCCTTTCTCGACATCATGCCGCGCTCGCCCGGCCACACGCTGGTGATTCCGAGGGCACCGGCGCGCGGCATTCTCGACATCGCCGATGACGATCTCGCCGCGGTCGCTCGCACCGCCAAGCGGATCGCGATCGCGGCGATGAAGGCGTTCGACGCGGAAGGGATCATTCTCCAGCAGTTCAGCGAGCCCGCCAGTGGGCAGGTGGTGCTTCACCTGCACATGCATGTCATGCCGGTCAGGGCCGGCGTCGAGCTGTTGCCGGCGCAGACGCGCAAGGAGGACATGGCCGTGCTCGCCGATCACGCCAGGCGGATGGTCGCTGCGCTCGCGGGTTAG
- a CDS encoding ABC transporter ATP-binding protein: MSLIEVNGLNSYYGDSHILFDVAMHVERHEVVALLGRNGAGKSTTLKSLMGVVTPRSGSVKFDGIDIAGRRSHRIAQAGMQLVHEERRIFGSLSVEENIILAGITAPKRWPLGRIYEMFPRLKERRNNRGTELSGGEQQMLAIARALVRDPKIVLLDEPFEGLAPVIVHDLVKACRELAAAGQTIVLVEQNLAATLALASRIYIINNGHIVHEGPAQELKAQPELLQRYLGV; encoded by the coding sequence ATGAGCCTGATCGAGGTCAACGGGCTGAACAGCTATTACGGCGATTCCCACATCCTGTTCGACGTCGCCATGCACGTCGAGCGCCACGAGGTGGTGGCGCTGCTCGGGCGCAACGGCGCCGGCAAGAGCACGACGCTGAAAAGCCTGATGGGCGTGGTGACGCCCCGCAGTGGCAGCGTGAAGTTCGACGGCATCGACATCGCCGGACGCCGGAGCCACAGAATCGCGCAGGCGGGCATGCAGCTCGTGCACGAGGAGCGCCGCATCTTCGGCAGCCTCTCGGTGGAGGAGAACATCATCCTCGCCGGCATCACCGCGCCAAAGCGCTGGCCGCTTGGGCGCATCTACGAGATGTTTCCACGCCTGAAGGAGCGGCGCAACAACCGCGGCACCGAGCTTTCCGGCGGCGAGCAGCAGATGCTGGCGATCGCGCGGGCGCTGGTGCGCGATCCCAAGATCGTGCTGCTGGACGAGCCGTTCGAGGGGCTCGCCCCCGTCATCGTCCACGATCTCGTCAAGGCCTGCCGCGAGCTCGCCGCCGCCGGCCAGACCATCGTGCTGGTCGAGCAGAACCTCGCCGCAACGCTGGCGCTGGCGAGCCGGATCTACATCATCAACAATGGGCACATCGTGCATGAGGGGCCGGCGCAGGAGCTCAAGGCACAGCCGGAGCTGCTGCAGCGCTATCTCGGCGTCTAA
- a CDS encoding branched-chain amino acid ABC transporter ATP-binding protein/permease yields the protein MLKQRPFLIETLTAIGLIAAPFVLPHLGFAPNTVNRILVWGLFGLGFDILFGFTGLLSFGQSAFYGTGGFVAAYLLTRAGFGNVLGALVIGMIAAAATGYLIGLIALRRTGIYFAMITVAIAEVFFFVEFNPLSDFTGGENGLPGVPTPSFNLGFTTIHFTNGWSLYQFIALCYFIGVIIALRIVRSPVGAILSAIRDNPLRATAVGHNIHGYKLTAFVIAAAYAGFAGGLLGVLQAFMPPDAFTFDTSGQLVMQTAIGGRGTLFGPLVGATVWLFLQDFLQSALGLGAAWKLVLGVVFVLLVCFLRGGIIGGLADLYRLVSGKRQRTETENERDAADSEAAQQLAPAPMQAKEAQHPAYSGPILKATGLTKRYGGLVANSDIDFSVDRGELRGIIGPNGAGKSTFFKMLTCEIAPTSGQIVFEGRDITGLKVTEVCQLGLTKSYQVNQLFTGLTVRQNLTIAALAELRGKFRLDLFRKLSSVKGLTEQVEHTLALVNLTRRADTPVSELAYGEKRRLEIGLALATSPRLLLLDEPLAGMSPRERVETVKLLKSIARGRTMIIIDHDMDSLFELVERVTVLQEGKVLISGTPEEIKTNAAVQEAYLGGVHGEIAA from the coding sequence ATGCTCAAGCAACGCCCGTTCCTGATCGAGACCCTCACCGCGATCGGGTTGATCGCAGCGCCCTTCGTGCTGCCTCATCTCGGCTTCGCGCCCAACACCGTGAACCGGATCCTGGTCTGGGGCCTGTTCGGCCTCGGCTTCGACATCCTGTTCGGCTTCACCGGCCTTCTGTCGTTCGGCCAGTCCGCCTTCTACGGCACCGGCGGCTTCGTCGCCGCCTACCTTTTGACCCGCGCCGGCTTCGGCAACGTGCTCGGCGCGCTGGTCATCGGCATGATCGCGGCGGCCGCGACCGGCTACCTCATAGGCCTGATCGCGCTGCGCCGCACCGGCATCTACTTCGCGATGATCACGGTGGCGATCGCGGAAGTGTTCTTCTTCGTCGAGTTCAATCCGCTCTCCGACTTCACCGGCGGCGAGAACGGCCTGCCGGGCGTGCCGACGCCGAGCTTCAATCTCGGCTTCACCACCATCCACTTCACAAACGGCTGGTCGCTCTACCAGTTCATCGCGCTGTGCTACTTCATCGGCGTCATCATCGCGCTCAGGATCGTGCGGTCGCCGGTCGGAGCGATTCTGAGCGCGATCCGCGACAATCCGCTGCGCGCCACCGCGGTCGGCCACAACATCCACGGCTACAAGCTGACCGCCTTCGTGATCGCAGCCGCTTACGCAGGCTTTGCCGGCGGCCTGCTCGGCGTGCTCCAGGCCTTCATGCCGCCCGACGCCTTCACCTTCGACACCTCCGGCCAGCTCGTGATGCAGACCGCCATCGGCGGCCGCGGCACGCTGTTCGGACCGCTGGTCGGCGCAACCGTCTGGCTGTTCCTCCAGGATTTCCTCCAGTCCGCGCTCGGTCTCGGAGCCGCCTGGAAGCTCGTGCTCGGCGTCGTGTTCGTGCTGCTGGTCTGTTTCCTGCGCGGCGGCATCATCGGCGGTCTTGCCGATCTCTATCGCCTCGTTTCCGGCAAGCGTCAGCGGACGGAGACGGAGAACGAACGGGACGCCGCGGATTCCGAGGCCGCACAGCAACTCGCGCCGGCCCCGATGCAGGCCAAGGAAGCTCAGCACCCCGCTTATTCCGGACCGATCCTGAAAGCCACCGGCCTCACCAAGCGCTATGGCGGTCTCGTCGCCAACAGCGACATCGATTTCAGCGTCGATCGGGGCGAGCTGCGCGGCATCATCGGGCCCAACGGCGCCGGCAAATCGACCTTCTTCAAGATGCTGACCTGCGAGATCGCGCCGACCTCCGGCCAGATCGTGTTCGAGGGGCGCGACATCACGGGCCTGAAGGTCACCGAGGTGTGCCAGCTCGGGCTCACCAAGAGCTACCAGGTCAACCAGCTCTTCACCGGCCTGACGGTGCGGCAGAACCTGACCATCGCCGCACTCGCCGAGCTGCGCGGCAAATTCCGGCTTGACCTGTTCAGGAAGCTCTCGAGCGTCAAGGGCCTGACCGAGCAGGTGGAGCACACGCTCGCGCTGGTCAACCTGACCCGCCGCGCCGACACGCCGGTATCCGAGCTCGCCTATGGCGAGAAGCGCAGGCTGGAGATCGGGCTCGCGCTCGCGACCTCGCCGCGCCTGCTGCTGCTCGACGAGCCGCTCGCCGGCATGAGCCCGCGCGAGCGAGTCGAGACCGTCAAGCTGCTCAAGTCGATCGCGCGCGGCCGCACCATGATCATCATCGACCACGACATGGATTCGCTGTTCGAGCTGGTCGAGCGCGTCACCGTGCTGCAGGAGGGCAAGGTGTTGATCTCCGGCACGCCCGAAGAAATCAAGACCAATGCCGCGGTGCAGGAGGCCTATCTCGGCGGCGTGCATGGGGAGATCGCCGCATGA
- a CDS encoding branched-chain amino acid ABC transporter permease, which translates to MISWPNLVSQLFNGLALGALLALISSGLTIIYGTLGVLNLAHGAMFMIGGYAGFVTYQYTESFVLAVIAGSLFVMLLGVAMERVIIRHFYHRPHEDQLLVTFGLGICFVELVRLIFSSQSQIVPPPPLFQGITNLGFMFYPTYRLAVVGIVAVALGALFLVLYRTRLGMIVRAGIEDSVMVDSLGINVYRVFMVVFGIGAAAAGFAGIVNAPVVSLTPGIGDDILVQTFVVVVIGGVGSFPGAILGGLIAGEIISVTSMFNPGYAYVMLFAAMTLVLVVRPHGLLGVQGRE; encoded by the coding sequence ATGATTAGTTGGCCCAATCTCGTTTCGCAGCTCTTCAATGGGCTCGCGCTCGGCGCGCTGCTCGCGCTGATCAGCTCCGGCCTGACCATCATCTACGGCACGCTCGGCGTGCTCAACCTCGCGCATGGCGCGATGTTCATGATCGGCGGCTATGCCGGCTTCGTCACCTACCAGTACACGGAATCGTTCGTCCTCGCCGTGATCGCGGGCTCGCTGTTCGTGATGCTGCTCGGGGTCGCGATGGAGCGCGTCATCATCCGCCATTTCTATCATCGCCCGCACGAGGATCAGCTGCTGGTGACGTTCGGGCTCGGCATCTGCTTCGTCGAGCTCGTGCGGCTGATCTTCTCGAGCCAGTCGCAGATCGTGCCGCCGCCGCCGCTGTTCCAGGGCATCACCAATCTCGGCTTCATGTTCTATCCGACCTACCGCCTCGCCGTGGTCGGCATCGTCGCGGTCGCGCTCGGCGCGCTGTTCCTGGTGCTGTACCGGACCCGCCTCGGCATGATCGTGCGCGCCGGCATCGAGGATTCGGTGATGGTCGATTCGCTCGGCATCAACGTCTACCGCGTCTTTATGGTGGTGTTCGGCATCGGCGCGGCAGCCGCCGGCTTTGCCGGCATCGTCAACGCACCGGTGGTGTCGCTGACCCCTGGCATCGGCGACGACATCCTGGTCCAGACCTTCGTGGTGGTGGTGATCGGCGGCGTCGGCTCGTTCCCCGGCGCGATCCTCGGCGGCTTGATCGCCGGCGAGATCATCAGCGTCACCTCCATGTTCAACCCCGGCTATGCCTATGTGATGCTGTTTGCGGCAATGACGCTCGTGCTCGTGGTGCGACCGCATGGCCTGCTCGGCGTCCAGGGCCGCGAGTAA